GTACGTCGCATACCCCATGTTCTTGATGACTTCAAGCTCGTACGAGAGCTGCTTTCGAACGTGCTCTGGGGGAGGGTCTCCGTAACGCTTGCGCAACCCCTCTTCGCAGAGATGCACAAGGTATCCAAAGGTATCAAAACCTTCCGGCACGTCAAAACGGGGGAGAATGACTTTCCCAAGCTCAATCGTCACATTGCAGCGTTCCGCAATCTCCCCCGCATTTGCGATGGCCTCAGGTAGAGCAGAGAAACTCGCTACCATTTCCTCCGGAGACTTCAGGTAAAAGTCCTGAGTCGGGAAGCGGAGCCTCTTAGGATCGTCAAGAGAGGTTGCCGTTTGGATGGCAAGAACAACATCGTGCATGTAGGCATCCGCTTGATCGAGATAGTGGCAGTCATTCGTGGCCACAAGGGGAATCCTGAGTTTTCGGGAAAGTTCCACAAGGGCCTCGTTTACCACCTTCTGCTCGGGAATCTTGTTCTCCTGGAGCTCGAGGAAAAAGTTCTCCGGACCAAAGATATCCCGGTACTCTGAAGCAACACGTTCAGCCTCTTTCAGGCTCCCTGAAAGAATGAGGCGGGGAATCTCCCCCGCAAGACAAGCCGAGAGGGCGATGAGACCACGAGAGTACTCTCGGAGAAGCTCCTTATCGACCCGGGGTTTGTAGTAGAAACCTTCAAGGAATGCTCGGGTAACAAGCTCCATGAGGTTCCGATACCCCTCTTCATTTTCTGCAAGGAGCACAAGATGGTACGCAGGCTCGCTCCCCTTAACCACAACCTTCTCAAAACGACTTCCCGGAGCCACGTACACCTCGCAACCGATAATGGGCTTTATTCCTTTCTCCTGGGCCTTTTTGTAGAAGTCTATTACCCCGTACATAACCCCGTGATCGGTGATGGCCACGGCCTCCATACCGTATGAGGCAACTCGCTCAAGGAGCTCATCAATACGGATAACTCCGTCAAGGAGACTGTACTCGGTGTGCACGTGGAGATGGGCAAATTTCATGCTACTCACCACTGAGTTCTCGAAGGAGCAGGTTCCTTGCCACTTCAGGATTCGCCTGGCCCTTTGTTACCTTCATAACCTGCCCGATGAGAAAGTGCAGAGCTTTCTCCTTCCCTCGGAGGTAATCCGCAACACTCTGCGGATTCTCCTCTATAACCTGGCGGACAATCTTCTCGAGGTCCCGCTCGCTTGTCAGGAAGGAAATACCCTTCCTCGACATGACCTCCTTAGCACTCATCCCGGTCTTAAACATTTCCTCAAAAATCCCTTTGGCAAGGGAGATGCCGATTTCCTTTCGTTCCACCATCTTAAGGAGCTCAGCAAGCATTCCGGGGGTCACCTTGCTCTCCCGAATGGTAATATTGAGCGCGTTCAGGTTTTTCAACACCTCGGTGAGAACGAAGTTACAAACCGTCCGAGGTGCAGGAAACTCCCGGACACAGGCCTCGAAAAACTCTGCCAGATCCTTATCCTGAACAAGGACATGGGCTTCAGGTTCAGTGAGTTCGTACTCCCGCATGAAACGTTCCTTCTTTTGTAAAGGTAACTCCGGAATGGCAGCCCGTATTTCCTCAAGCATTTCCGAAGAAATCTGGAAGGGTAAAAGGTCCGGATCGGGGAAGTAACGGTAATCCTCGGCTTCTTCCTTACCCCGGGAGGGAACGGTTACCTGGCGAACCTCATCCCAGTGACGGGTTTCCTGGACCGGGGTCTTTCCCTCTTTCAAGAGGGCAGCTTGCCGTTCAACCTCGTAGCTCAGTGCCCGGAAAACAGAGCGAAAAGAATTCATGTTCTTTATCTCCACCTTTGCCCCTGGGACCTCGGGGGACAGAGAAACAGAAACATTGGCGTCGCAGCGGAGCGACCCCTCCTCCATGTTCCCATCGCTCACCCCAAGGTACCGTACAATGTTTCGAAGCATCATAAGGCATTCTTTTGCCTCTTCCGGAGAGTGGAGATCCGGCTCAGTCACGATCTCCACAAGGGGGATGCCTGCTCTGTTGAAGTCCACTCCCGAAACATTCCCGGAGATTTTAAGACCCTCATGGACAAGTTTTCCAGCATCTTCCTCCACATGAACCC
The sequence above is a segment of the Candidatus Caldatribacterium sp. genome. Coding sequences within it:
- the gatB gene encoding Asp-tRNA(Asn)/Glu-tRNA(Gln) amidotransferase subunit GatB is translated as MEGVYVTIGLEVHCQLLTQAKMFCRCSTDYIGKTPNTLVCPVCMGLPGALPVLNRKALELAIKTALALQCEILPEVVFHRKNYFYPDLPKGYQISQYDFPIGVRGVLEFTLEGVKKRVRIRRVHVEEDAGKLVHEGLKISGNVSGVDFNRAGIPLVEIVTEPDLHSPEEAKECLMMLRNIVRYLGVSDGNMEEGSLRCDANVSVSLSPEVPGAKVEIKNMNSFRSVFRALSYEVERQAALLKEGKTPVQETRHWDEVRQVTVPSRGKEEAEDYRYFPDPDLLPFQISSEMLEEIRAAIPELPLQKKERFMREYELTEPEAHVLVQDKDLAEFFEACVREFPAPRTVCNFVLTEVLKNLNALNITIRESKVTPGMLAELLKMVERKEIGISLAKGIFEEMFKTGMSAKEVMSRKGISFLTSERDLEKIVRQVIEENPQSVADYLRGKEKALHFLIGQVMKVTKGQANPEVARNLLLRELSGE